The Pelmatolapia mariae isolate MD_Pm_ZW linkage group LG9, Pm_UMD_F_2, whole genome shotgun sequence genome has a segment encoding these proteins:
- the LOC134634098 gene encoding E3 ubiquitin-protein ligase RNF31-like isoform X2, with protein sequence MSSSPASVQMDEARGRAWSLLSSSGSAQEVKADVQTMATIELPLSEKYRHVSAEVMLKENSAGRNKQEVLESLNRFIKALSILEKYGCNLTSPTRPRYWRSVKHNNPVFRTTVDAIKGGRRVLYLYGYTNQQVDGLSFPDEVEDPDTEKVAAVTLEVMTLRTEVDMIVKGTHPHLEHFKEIIPFVIPKAQLVTDSVAKLPGEEQQQQQQQGDKPLILPLPPKPALVPKPSTGSAAVSECSLCGGDASLFCSSCDNPHFCDACDDLFHRHPNRASHKRDKLQQTKQNTCTICGISAVHARCATCLQRLCLKCDKLYHSHPDRKGHNRTITTPAKTSSPSLSPWECSHCTTVNEMRAVLCTTCERPRLATAVSTVQESTMSLPASPNAEWQCKSCTVMNQGSSILCEVCERPRLATRPPVSSDMSILRSLSDSKWTCQFCTFANTKASTVCEMCDMSPKDSGGLSLPQSLQQTPCGPKDRPQPKPRVNLELKRQMTMKEDGLALVGHIREAEKRGISPEEVYAALGACGGSNVNPCDWLTSELPHLLDEICAMAASVQLNYKMGSVGMQPVLERDGGESEKSGPTSIGDSMKLSRAEAKLAWLKTGGDTDKAVRELLRDRKEKMKELHSLGFQDVAQCVEALRQSGGEMQGALSLLQRPLLEAFHQRIWTAQPEPPIDPAHPDKQRTCRRLLALYDLPSWGRCELVLSLLQEPGVSYSLEDVVQAVKESHDRDFIRRLLNNECPICLSIFPRSKMQSLTSCQCSVCFECFREHFTIAVRDKHIRDMVCPSCCEPDINDPEKLDSYFSTLDIQLRDCLEPEVYDLFHKKLTEHALMKDPKFMWCCHCTSGFINEGDQLKVTCLSCHKSFCAQCKKPWEPQHQDVSCEQFQLWKRENDPEYQKQGLAGYLRDNGITCPHCRFQYALTKGGCMHFSCSQCRYQFCSGCNNPYHKTKCKPGCSLNCLHAHHPRDCLFYLRDWEPPRLQALLQRSGVEFNTDPSNGAQTDECGVMEQKDEGGQQVDSPCGIKTQPGQAGLCDKHYREYLVSLINAHSLDPALIYDLNEVIRACERYQVDVQRGEGEEDNAYQTRLLKKLMEVPLGEKVPRNK encoded by the exons ATGAGCAGCAGTCCTGCGTCCGTCCAGATGGATGAGGCCAGGGGAAGAGCCTGGTCTCTCCTTTCGTCCTCGGGTTCAGCTCAGGAAGTGAAGGCCGACGTTCAGACGATGGCCACTATCGAGCTGCCTCTGTCGGAGAAGTACCGCCACGTCTCAGCTGAGGTTATGCTGAAGGAGAACTCGGCAGGTCGCAACAAACAGGAG GTCCTGGAGTCTTTGAATCGATTCATTAAGGCATTGAGCATCCTGGAGAAGTATGGCTGTAACCTGACCTCTCCCACCAGACCCAGATACTGGAGGAGTGTCAAGCACAACAATCCTGTTTTCAGGACCACAGTGGATGCCatcaaa GGAGGCCGCAGAGTCCTCTATCTCTACGGTTACACTAACCAGCAGGTCGACGGCCTCAGCTTTCCCGACGAAGTCGAGGATCCAGATACTGAAAAAGTCGCAGCGGTGACGCTGGAGGTCATGACGCTACGCACAGAAGTGGATATGATAGTAAAG gGCACTCATCCTCACCTAGAACACTTCAAAGAAATCATCCCATTCGtcatcccaaag gctCAGTTGGTGACTGACTCTGTGGCTAAGCTTCCCggagaggagcagcagcagcagcagcagcagggggaCAAACCTCTGATCCTGCCTCTTCCTCCTAAACCTGCTCTGGTGCCAAAACCATCAACAG gcTCTGCTGCAGTGAGTGAGTGCAGTTTGTGCGGTGGAGACGCGTCTCTGTTTTGCTCGTCATGTGACAATCCACATTTCTGCGACGCATGCGATGACCTCTTCCACCGGCACCCCAACAGAGCCAGTCACAAGAGGGACAAATTACAGCAAACCAAACAAA ACACCTGCACCATCTGTGGAATCTCTGCTGTCCATGCTCGTTGCGCCACGTGCCTCCAGAGGTTGTGTCTGAAGTGCGACAAGCTATACCACTCCCACCCTGATCGTAAAGGGCATAACAGGACCATTACTACACCTGCTAAAACATCCAG CCCGTCTCTGTCCCCGTGGGAGTGCTCTCACTGCACTACAGTGAACGAGATGCGAGCCGTTCTCTGCACGACCTGCGAACGGCCTCGACTCGCCACAGCTGTGTCCACTGTTCAGGAAAGCACCATGTCACTTCCTGCATCACCGAATGCAG AGTGGCAGTGTAAGAGCTGCACTGTGATGAATCAAGGCAGCAGCATCCTCTGCGAGGTGTGTGAGCGCCCCCGTCTGGCCACTCGCCCTCCGGTCTCCTCTGACATGTCCATCCTCAGATCTCTGTCTGACTCAAAG TGGACATGCCAATTCTGCACCTTTGCTAACACCAAGGCCTCCACAGTGTGTGAGATGTGCGACATGTCCCCTAAAGATTCTGGTGGACTTTCTCTGCCCCAGTCTCTCCAGCAGACGCCGTGCGGACCTAAGGACCGGCCGCAGCCGAAGCCCCGAGTCAACCTGGAGCTGAAGAGGCAGATGACGATGAAAGAAGATGGGCTTGCTCTTGTCGGTCACATCAGA GAAGCAGAAAAGCGAGGCATTAGCCCAGAGGAGGTGTACGCCGCTCTGGGCGCGTGTGGTGGCAGCAACGTTAACCCCTGTGACTGGCTAACCTCAGAGCTGCCTCACCTGCTGGATGAAATCTGCGCCATGGCCGCCTCCGTCCAACTGAACTACAAAATGGGGAGTGTTGGGATGCAGCCCGTGCTGGAAAGAGACGGAGGCGAGTCCGAGAAGAGCGGTCCGACCTCCATAGGTGACAGCATGAAGCTGTCCAGAGCTGAGGCCAAGCTGGCGTGGCTGAAAACAGGAGGAGACACCGACAAAGCCGTGAGAGAGCTGCTGAGAGACCGCAAAGAAAAG ATGAAGGAGCTTCACTCTCTGGGCTTCCAAGATGTGGCCCAATGCGTAGAGGCCCTGCGGCAGAGTGGAGGTGAGATGCAGGGGGCTTTGTCTCTGCTtcagcgccccctgctggaagCTTTCCACCAGCGAATCTGGACAGCCCAGCCCGAGCCGCCGATTGATCCCGCACACCCAGACAAACAG AGGACGTGCAGGCGGCTGCTGGCATTGTATGACCTGCCCAGCTGGGGGCGCTGCGAGCTCGTCCTGTCGCTGCTCCAAGAGCCGGGTGTCAGCTACTCCCTGGAGGATGTGGTGCAAGCCGTGAAGGAGTCACATGACAGAGATTTTATCAGGCGTCTCCTCAACAACGAGTGCCCCATCTGTCTGAGCATCTTCCCCCGCAGCAAG ATGCAGTCTCTGACATCCTGTCAGTGCTCGGTGTGCTTCGAATGCTTCAGGGAACACTTTACCATCGCCGTGAGAGACAAACACATCCGAGACATGGTGTGTCCCAGCTGCTGCGAACCCGACATCAACGACCCAGAGAAGCTGGACAGCTACTTCTCCACGCTGGATATACAG CTGAGGGACTGCCTGGAGCCTGAGGTGTACGACTTGTTCCACAAAAAGCTGACCGAGCACGCTCTCATGAAAGACCCCAAGTTCATGTGGTGCTGTCAT tGCACGTCTGGGTTTATCAACGAGGGAGACCAGTTGAAGGTCACATGCCTGTCTTGCCACAAGAGTTTTTGTGCTCAGTGCAAGAAACCT TGGGAACCTCAGCACCAGGATGTGTCCTGCGAGCAGTTCCAACTGTGGAAGAGGGAGAATGACCCGGAATACCAGAAACAAGGACTGGCTGGCTATCTGAGAGACAACGGAATTA CATGTCCTCACTGCAGGTTCCAGTACGCTCTGACAAAGGGCGGCTGCATGCACTTCAGCTGCTCGCAGTGCAGGTACCAGTTCTGCAGTGGCTGCAACAACCCCTACCACAAG ACTAAATGTAAGCCTGGCTGCTCTCTCAATTGCTTGCACGCTCATCACCCTCGAGACTGCCTCTTCTATCTTAGAGACTGGGAGCCTCCCAGACTACAGGCGCTTCTACAG AGGAGCGGTGTGGAGTTCAACACGGATCCCTCTAATGGAGCTCAGACCg
- the LOC134634098 gene encoding E3 ubiquitin-protein ligase RNF31-like isoform X1, producing the protein MSSSPASVQMDEARGRAWSLLSSSGSAQEVKADVQTMATIELPLSEKYRHVSAEVMLKENSAGRNKQEVLESLNRFIKALSILEKYGCNLTSPTRPRYWRSVKHNNPVFRTTVDAIKGGRRVLYLYGYTNQQVDGLSFPDEVEDPDTEKVAAVTLEVMTLRTEVDMIVKGTHPHLEHFKEIIPFVIPKAQLVTDSVAKLPGEEQQQQQQQGDKPLILPLPPKPALVPKPSTGSAAVSECSLCGGDASLFCSSCDNPHFCDACDDLFHRHPNRASHKRDKLQQTKQNTCTICGISAVHARCATCLQRLCLKCDKLYHSHPDRKGHNRTITTPAKTSSPSLSPWECSHCTTVNEMRAVLCTTCERPRLATAVSTVQESTMSLPASPNAEWQCKSCTVMNQGSSILCEVCERPRLATRPPVSSDMSILRSLSDSKQWTCQFCTFANTKASTVCEMCDMSPKDSGGLSLPQSLQQTPCGPKDRPQPKPRVNLELKRQMTMKEDGLALVGHIREAEKRGISPEEVYAALGACGGSNVNPCDWLTSELPHLLDEICAMAASVQLNYKMGSVGMQPVLERDGGESEKSGPTSIGDSMKLSRAEAKLAWLKTGGDTDKAVRELLRDRKEKMKELHSLGFQDVAQCVEALRQSGGEMQGALSLLQRPLLEAFHQRIWTAQPEPPIDPAHPDKQRTCRRLLALYDLPSWGRCELVLSLLQEPGVSYSLEDVVQAVKESHDRDFIRRLLNNECPICLSIFPRSKMQSLTSCQCSVCFECFREHFTIAVRDKHIRDMVCPSCCEPDINDPEKLDSYFSTLDIQLRDCLEPEVYDLFHKKLTEHALMKDPKFMWCCHCTSGFINEGDQLKVTCLSCHKSFCAQCKKPWEPQHQDVSCEQFQLWKRENDPEYQKQGLAGYLRDNGITCPHCRFQYALTKGGCMHFSCSQCRYQFCSGCNNPYHKTKCKPGCSLNCLHAHHPRDCLFYLRDWEPPRLQALLQRSGVEFNTDPSNGAQTDECGVMEQKDEGGQQVDSPCGIKTQPGQAGLCDKHYREYLVSLINAHSLDPALIYDLNEVIRACERYQVDVQRGEGEEDNAYQTRLLKKLMEVPLGEKVPRNK; encoded by the exons ATGAGCAGCAGTCCTGCGTCCGTCCAGATGGATGAGGCCAGGGGAAGAGCCTGGTCTCTCCTTTCGTCCTCGGGTTCAGCTCAGGAAGTGAAGGCCGACGTTCAGACGATGGCCACTATCGAGCTGCCTCTGTCGGAGAAGTACCGCCACGTCTCAGCTGAGGTTATGCTGAAGGAGAACTCGGCAGGTCGCAACAAACAGGAG GTCCTGGAGTCTTTGAATCGATTCATTAAGGCATTGAGCATCCTGGAGAAGTATGGCTGTAACCTGACCTCTCCCACCAGACCCAGATACTGGAGGAGTGTCAAGCACAACAATCCTGTTTTCAGGACCACAGTGGATGCCatcaaa GGAGGCCGCAGAGTCCTCTATCTCTACGGTTACACTAACCAGCAGGTCGACGGCCTCAGCTTTCCCGACGAAGTCGAGGATCCAGATACTGAAAAAGTCGCAGCGGTGACGCTGGAGGTCATGACGCTACGCACAGAAGTGGATATGATAGTAAAG gGCACTCATCCTCACCTAGAACACTTCAAAGAAATCATCCCATTCGtcatcccaaag gctCAGTTGGTGACTGACTCTGTGGCTAAGCTTCCCggagaggagcagcagcagcagcagcagcagggggaCAAACCTCTGATCCTGCCTCTTCCTCCTAAACCTGCTCTGGTGCCAAAACCATCAACAG gcTCTGCTGCAGTGAGTGAGTGCAGTTTGTGCGGTGGAGACGCGTCTCTGTTTTGCTCGTCATGTGACAATCCACATTTCTGCGACGCATGCGATGACCTCTTCCACCGGCACCCCAACAGAGCCAGTCACAAGAGGGACAAATTACAGCAAACCAAACAAA ACACCTGCACCATCTGTGGAATCTCTGCTGTCCATGCTCGTTGCGCCACGTGCCTCCAGAGGTTGTGTCTGAAGTGCGACAAGCTATACCACTCCCACCCTGATCGTAAAGGGCATAACAGGACCATTACTACACCTGCTAAAACATCCAG CCCGTCTCTGTCCCCGTGGGAGTGCTCTCACTGCACTACAGTGAACGAGATGCGAGCCGTTCTCTGCACGACCTGCGAACGGCCTCGACTCGCCACAGCTGTGTCCACTGTTCAGGAAAGCACCATGTCACTTCCTGCATCACCGAATGCAG AGTGGCAGTGTAAGAGCTGCACTGTGATGAATCAAGGCAGCAGCATCCTCTGCGAGGTGTGTGAGCGCCCCCGTCTGGCCACTCGCCCTCCGGTCTCCTCTGACATGTCCATCCTCAGATCTCTGTCTGACTCAAAG CAGTGGACATGCCAATTCTGCACCTTTGCTAACACCAAGGCCTCCACAGTGTGTGAGATGTGCGACATGTCCCCTAAAGATTCTGGTGGACTTTCTCTGCCCCAGTCTCTCCAGCAGACGCCGTGCGGACCTAAGGACCGGCCGCAGCCGAAGCCCCGAGTCAACCTGGAGCTGAAGAGGCAGATGACGATGAAAGAAGATGGGCTTGCTCTTGTCGGTCACATCAGA GAAGCAGAAAAGCGAGGCATTAGCCCAGAGGAGGTGTACGCCGCTCTGGGCGCGTGTGGTGGCAGCAACGTTAACCCCTGTGACTGGCTAACCTCAGAGCTGCCTCACCTGCTGGATGAAATCTGCGCCATGGCCGCCTCCGTCCAACTGAACTACAAAATGGGGAGTGTTGGGATGCAGCCCGTGCTGGAAAGAGACGGAGGCGAGTCCGAGAAGAGCGGTCCGACCTCCATAGGTGACAGCATGAAGCTGTCCAGAGCTGAGGCCAAGCTGGCGTGGCTGAAAACAGGAGGAGACACCGACAAAGCCGTGAGAGAGCTGCTGAGAGACCGCAAAGAAAAG ATGAAGGAGCTTCACTCTCTGGGCTTCCAAGATGTGGCCCAATGCGTAGAGGCCCTGCGGCAGAGTGGAGGTGAGATGCAGGGGGCTTTGTCTCTGCTtcagcgccccctgctggaagCTTTCCACCAGCGAATCTGGACAGCCCAGCCCGAGCCGCCGATTGATCCCGCACACCCAGACAAACAG AGGACGTGCAGGCGGCTGCTGGCATTGTATGACCTGCCCAGCTGGGGGCGCTGCGAGCTCGTCCTGTCGCTGCTCCAAGAGCCGGGTGTCAGCTACTCCCTGGAGGATGTGGTGCAAGCCGTGAAGGAGTCACATGACAGAGATTTTATCAGGCGTCTCCTCAACAACGAGTGCCCCATCTGTCTGAGCATCTTCCCCCGCAGCAAG ATGCAGTCTCTGACATCCTGTCAGTGCTCGGTGTGCTTCGAATGCTTCAGGGAACACTTTACCATCGCCGTGAGAGACAAACACATCCGAGACATGGTGTGTCCCAGCTGCTGCGAACCCGACATCAACGACCCAGAGAAGCTGGACAGCTACTTCTCCACGCTGGATATACAG CTGAGGGACTGCCTGGAGCCTGAGGTGTACGACTTGTTCCACAAAAAGCTGACCGAGCACGCTCTCATGAAAGACCCCAAGTTCATGTGGTGCTGTCAT tGCACGTCTGGGTTTATCAACGAGGGAGACCAGTTGAAGGTCACATGCCTGTCTTGCCACAAGAGTTTTTGTGCTCAGTGCAAGAAACCT TGGGAACCTCAGCACCAGGATGTGTCCTGCGAGCAGTTCCAACTGTGGAAGAGGGAGAATGACCCGGAATACCAGAAACAAGGACTGGCTGGCTATCTGAGAGACAACGGAATTA CATGTCCTCACTGCAGGTTCCAGTACGCTCTGACAAAGGGCGGCTGCATGCACTTCAGCTGCTCGCAGTGCAGGTACCAGTTCTGCAGTGGCTGCAACAACCCCTACCACAAG ACTAAATGTAAGCCTGGCTGCTCTCTCAATTGCTTGCACGCTCATCACCCTCGAGACTGCCTCTTCTATCTTAGAGACTGGGAGCCTCCCAGACTACAGGCGCTTCTACAG AGGAGCGGTGTGGAGTTCAACACGGATCCCTCTAATGGAGCTCAGACCg
- the lsm5 gene encoding U6 snRNA-associated Sm-like protein LSm5: MSATNPSQLLPLELVDKCIGSRIHIVMKTDKEIVGTLLGFDDFVNMVLEDVTEFEITPEGRRITKLDQILLNGNNITMLIPGGEGPEV, translated from the exons ATGTCGGCTACAAACCCGTCGCAGCTGCTCCCGCTCG AGCTTGTGGACAAATGTATCGGCTCCCGAATTCACATCGTCATGAAAACTGACAAAGAAATTGTCGGCACCTTGCTGGGCTTCGATGACTTCGTCA ACATGGTCCTGGAGGATGTGACAGAATT TGAAATCACACCAGAGGGGAGGAGGATAACCAAGCTCGACCAGATCCTCCTCAATGGCAATAACATCACCatg CTCATCCCCGGTGGAGAAGGACCAGAAGTATAA
- the psme2 gene encoding proteasome activator complex subunit 2, translating into MSKAATLKISSTTAGKVDNFRQALYREAETLFSDFIPLKIIKLDSLLKDEVFSITETASLRAPLDIPIPDPPSPEDEEMETDKNEDDEKKKKKPPKCGFIKGNEKIMMVLERVKPEIVAFRETIITVTCWIQHLIPKIEDGNDFGVAIQEKILERITAVRTKVDGFQTNINKYFTERGDAVAKASKETHVMDYRSLVHEKDQAIYSDIRVIVLDIRGFYAELYDIISKNLEKVTKPKGEEKPSMY; encoded by the exons ATGTCAAAGGCAGCGACTCTGAAAATAAGCAGCACGACTGCGGGGAAG GTGGACAACTTCCGCCAGGCTCTGTATCGGGAG gcAGAAACTCTCTTCTCTGACTTCATCCCTCTGAAGATCATAAAGCTGGACTCTCTGCTCAAG GATGAGGTCTTCAGCATCACAGAAACAGCTTCCCTTAGGGCTCCTCTGGACATCCCCATACCAGACCCTCCTTCCCCCGAGGACGAG GAGATGGAGACTGACAAGAATGAAGACGacgagaagaagaagaagaagc CCCCAAAGTGTGGCTTCATCAAGGGGAACGAGAAGATCATGATGGTGCTAGAGAGAGTGAAACCAGAGATAGTCGCTTTTAGAGAGACCATCATCACT GTCACCTGCTGGATTCAGCACCTCATCCCAAAGATAGAGGATGGAAATGACTTCGGAGTTGCCATCCAG GAGAAAATCTTGGAGAGAATCACTGCAGTGAGAACCAAAGTCGACGGTTTTCAGACCAACATCAACAA GTACTTCACAGAGAGGGGGGATGCTGTGGCCAAAGCTTCTAAGGAAACTCATGTG ATGGACTACCGCTCACTCGTACATGAGAAGGACCAGGCAATCTACTCGGATATCAGAGTGATCGTCCTCGACATCCGCGGCTTCTAC GCCGAGCTTTATGACATCATCAGCAAAAACCTGGAGAAGGTGACCAAGCCAAAAGGAGAGGAGAAGCCCTCGATGTACTGA